One genomic window of Polynucleobacter sp. HIN11 includes the following:
- the glcF gene encoding glycolate oxidase subunit GlcF produces METKLAPEFINTVDGIEAKRILGKCVHCGFCTATCPTYQLLGDELDGPRGRIYLIKQIAEGQTPTEKTRTHLDRCLTCRNCESTCPSGVEYGKLVDIGRKWAEEKTAPRPVGQKLTRWLLKEGLTNKPLFDSAMRIGRIMRPLMPASLARKVPNGLPAGPKPNQQHNRKMLMLDGCVQPGMLPNINHATLRVFDALGVQLISAPKAGCCGALRYHLNDQVGGLADAKRNIDAWWPFIENGKDSVEAIVMNASGCGVMVKDYGHLLADDPVYANKAERVSQLCKDVSELLPEFKDALISRIGAHPKPGVVYHPPCTLQHGQQIRGKVEGLLESLGISVHLCADSHLCCGSAGTYSILQANLSEQLRAQKLQNLEAACTQSGSKTIVSGNIGCISHLHQDDLPVRHWIEIIDQLLPKNP; encoded by the coding sequence ATGGAAACAAAATTAGCTCCTGAGTTCATCAATACTGTTGATGGTATTGAAGCAAAACGTATATTAGGCAAATGCGTACATTGCGGGTTTTGTACAGCAACTTGTCCAACCTATCAACTTTTGGGTGATGAGTTGGATGGGCCTCGTGGTCGCATTTATTTGATCAAACAAATTGCTGAAGGTCAGACTCCCACGGAAAAGACCCGAACCCATTTGGATCGTTGTTTAACGTGTCGAAATTGCGAAAGCACCTGTCCCAGCGGTGTGGAGTATGGCAAGTTAGTTGATATTGGCCGTAAGTGGGCCGAAGAAAAGACAGCCCCTCGCCCCGTTGGGCAGAAGTTAACGCGTTGGCTATTAAAAGAAGGGTTAACTAACAAACCTTTATTTGATTCAGCGATGCGCATTGGTCGCATCATGCGTCCACTGATGCCCGCCTCCCTGGCTCGTAAGGTTCCCAATGGCTTGCCAGCAGGTCCAAAGCCCAATCAACAGCACAACCGCAAAATGCTCATGCTCGATGGCTGTGTTCAGCCTGGCATGCTACCTAACATTAACCATGCCACACTACGGGTGTTTGATGCTTTAGGTGTTCAGTTAATTAGTGCCCCCAAAGCGGGTTGCTGTGGTGCGCTACGGTATCACCTCAATGATCAAGTCGGCGGTCTGGCGGATGCGAAACGCAATATCGATGCGTGGTGGCCATTCATTGAGAATGGCAAGGACTCAGTAGAAGCGATTGTGATGAATGCGTCGGGCTGCGGAGTGATGGTCAAAGACTATGGTCATTTATTGGCGGATGATCCTGTCTATGCAAACAAAGCAGAGCGTGTCTCGCAATTATGTAAAGATGTTTCGGAGCTCTTACCTGAGTTTAAAGACGCATTAATTAGTCGAATTGGCGCACATCCAAAACCTGGTGTGGTTTACCATCCTCCATGCACATTGCAGCATGGTCAACAAATTCGCGGGAAGGTAGAAGGTCTTCTCGAAAGTCTGGGGATTTCAGTGCATTTATGTGCTGACAGCCATCTATGCTGCGGCTCAGCGGGTACATACTCGATTTTGCAAGCCAATCTTTCTGAGCAATTACGGGCTCAGAAACTTCAAAATCTTGAGGCCGCCTGTACGCAATCAGGATCTAAAACAATCGTCTCTGGCAATATTGGCTGCATTAGTCATTTACATCAAGATGATCTACCTGTGCGCCATTGGATTGAAATCATCGATCAATTGTTGCCAAAAAACCCATGA
- a CDS encoding YggS family pyridoxal phosphate-dependent enzyme, translating into MSRITDRLMAVRHRIDAAAEHCGRDPELIELIAVSKTFPASAIEEAMHAGQKAFGENYVQEAVEKIQRLDQLRPWLEWHFIGPLQSNKTSDIAQHFDWIHTIDREKIAQRLSDQRQAHSRLGPLQACVQVNISQEESKSGVMPSDTLQLCKVVASLPGLVLRGLMAIPAPSSNEAEQHEAFAAMRHLFEDIRMQTQRVAGFEDFDTLSMGMSDDLEAAIAEGATMVRVGSAIFGERKQSAKIES; encoded by the coding sequence ATGAGTCGGATTACTGATCGCCTGATGGCTGTTCGGCATCGCATTGATGCAGCCGCTGAACACTGTGGTCGGGATCCTGAGTTAATTGAATTAATTGCTGTTAGCAAAACCTTTCCGGCGAGCGCGATTGAGGAAGCGATGCATGCTGGTCAAAAAGCCTTTGGTGAAAATTATGTCCAGGAGGCAGTCGAAAAGATTCAACGACTCGATCAACTGCGTCCATGGCTGGAGTGGCATTTTATTGGTCCGCTGCAAAGTAATAAAACATCGGATATCGCCCAACACTTTGATTGGATTCACACCATTGATCGCGAGAAAATTGCGCAACGGCTCTCGGATCAACGACAAGCCCATAGTCGTCTGGGCCCCCTTCAGGCATGCGTTCAGGTCAATATCAGTCAAGAAGAAAGTAAGTCGGGTGTAATGCCAAGCGATACCTTGCAACTGTGTAAGGTGGTAGCTTCGCTTCCGGGCTTGGTATTGCGAGGTCTTATGGCTATCCCAGCTCCCAGTTCCAATGAGGCCGAGCAGCATGAAGCTTTTGCAGCAATGCGGCACTTGTTTGAGGATATTCGGATGCAAACTCAAAGAGTGGCTGGTTTTGAAGACTTTGATACCCTTTCCATGGGAATGTCCGACGATCTTGAGGCGGCGATTGCTGAGGGTGCCACGATGGTGCGCGTTGGTAGTGCAATTTTTGGAGAGCGCAAACAAAGCGCTAAGATAGAGTCATGA
- the proC gene encoding pyrroline-5-carboxylate reductase — protein sequence MTNIQPMNTVFIGGGNMARAIIGGLLQQGANSKSICVIEPQAQTAKLLENDFLIPTYAAVSDARQKIDTAHIIVLAIKPQDFKTAATELSKYLQAVAHGPVILSIAAGIQIADMSRWLEYSACIRAMPNTPALINQGITGLFAPACVSEQQRKYAQMIGSAVGKVIWVSDESQMDAVTALSGSGPAYVFAFLEALQAGGEKMGLAPEIARELANQTLMGATTLALQSSESPASLRQKVTSKGGTTAAALDVLDQRQWAAILQDALLAAQKRGAAMAKEFGQS from the coding sequence ATGACAAATATCCAACCGATGAATACCGTATTTATTGGTGGTGGCAATATGGCCAGAGCGATTATTGGTGGTCTCTTGCAGCAAGGGGCCAACTCAAAGTCCATTTGCGTGATTGAACCTCAAGCACAAACTGCCAAACTGCTTGAGAATGATTTTTTGATTCCAACCTATGCGGCTGTAAGCGATGCGCGTCAGAAAATTGATACAGCACACATCATTGTTTTAGCCATCAAGCCCCAAGACTTTAAGACCGCAGCCACTGAACTAAGTAAGTATTTGCAAGCTGTTGCTCATGGCCCCGTGATCCTGAGCATTGCAGCCGGAATCCAAATTGCTGATATGTCACGCTGGCTTGAATACTCCGCATGCATTCGTGCCATGCCCAATACCCCTGCCCTGATTAATCAAGGGATCACCGGTTTATTTGCACCAGCTTGCGTCAGTGAGCAGCAACGCAAATACGCTCAAATGATTGGCTCCGCTGTTGGTAAAGTCATTTGGGTCTCTGATGAATCCCAAATGGATGCGGTGACCGCCTTATCAGGAAGCGGCCCGGCATATGTATTTGCTTTTTTAGAAGCCCTTCAAGCTGGGGGGGAGAAGATGGGGCTTGCGCCAGAGATCGCTCGTGAGTTGGCTAATCAAACTCTGATGGGCGCGACCACCCTTGCTCTCCAGTCTTCCGAATCCCCCGCGAGTCTTCGTCAAAAAGTAACCTCCAAAGGTGGAACTACTGCTGCTGCACTTGATGTCCTTGATCAACGGCAGTGGGCAGCGATTTTGCAAGACGCCCTACTGGCTGCTCAAAAACGTGGGGCGGCCATGGCGAAAGAATTTGGGCAATCCTAG
- the ubiA gene encoding 4-hydroxybenzoate octaprenyltransferase, whose protein sequence is MSGRLQSYIHLVRLNKPIGILLLLWPTLWGLWIASDGFPNPIILLIFCLGTVLMRSAGCAINDYADRHFDKHVERTQHRPLTSGKISKYEAIAIAVILALISFGLIQPLNGLTKQLSVVAVLLAAIYPFTKRFFSIPQAILGLAFGFGIPMAFAAVQNHIPLEAWILFAGNVFWAIAYDTAYAMVDRDDDLRLGLKTSAITFGRFDVTAISICYGLLLASQIWVAEMIDLSSWFYVGWFLALGCAIYELRLVATRQREACFKAFLHNNWLGAALFLGIVLGLALRS, encoded by the coding sequence ATTTCTGGGCGTTTGCAGTCGTATATTCATCTGGTGCGCTTGAATAAGCCCATCGGCATTCTTTTACTACTGTGGCCAACACTTTGGGGCCTTTGGATTGCAAGCGATGGCTTTCCAAACCCAATCATCCTATTGATCTTTTGCTTGGGAACGGTCTTGATGCGCAGTGCTGGTTGCGCGATTAATGACTATGCTGACCGTCATTTTGATAAGCACGTAGAACGCACACAGCATCGCCCACTTACCAGTGGAAAAATATCTAAGTACGAGGCAATTGCAATCGCCGTGATTTTGGCATTGATCTCATTTGGATTGATTCAGCCTTTAAATGGCTTGACCAAGCAGTTATCGGTTGTGGCAGTTCTCTTAGCAGCCATTTATCCCTTTACGAAACGCTTTTTTTCAATCCCTCAAGCAATCCTTGGCCTGGCATTTGGTTTTGGTATTCCCATGGCGTTTGCGGCAGTACAAAATCACATACCGCTAGAGGCCTGGATTTTATTTGCTGGCAATGTTTTTTGGGCGATTGCCTACGATACTGCCTATGCCATGGTCGATCGCGATGATGATCTACGCTTGGGACTTAAAACGTCTGCCATTACCTTTGGGCGGTTTGATGTAACGGCAATCTCGATTTGTTATGGGCTCTTGTTGGCCTCCCAAATTTGGGTGGCCGAGATGATTGACCTGAGTTCTTGGTTCTATGTGGGCTGGTTCTTAGCGCTCGGTTGCGCTATTTACGAACTGCGATTAGTCGCCACCCGGCAGCGCGAAGCATGCTTTAAAGCCTTCTTACACAACAATTGGTTGGGGGCTGCGCTCTTTTTAGGAATTGTGCTTGGGCTAGCGCTGCGCTCGTAG
- a CDS encoding LysR substrate-binding domain-containing protein, producing the protein MTLTELRYIVAVARERHFGRAAEACHVSQPTLSVAIKKLEEELQTQIFERTSSDVALTTLGAVIIQQAQRVLEEANALKHLAKHGQDPLSGPLRLGAIYTVAPYLLPSLVRVARDTLPKAPLFLEENFTVRLIEMLRQGELDCAILADPFPSAGLDFVDLYEEPFLVAIPKGHEWSDRTSIGQKELKEQNTLLLGAGHCFRDHVLGVCPELNRFGTGLTLGEHRSFEGSSLETIRQMVAGGIGITVLPRTSVSNPNDREGLILYIPFESPEPTRRVSLVWRKGYPRVEAMKAIARTIRACDLPGARLL; encoded by the coding sequence ATGACCTTAACTGAACTTCGTTACATCGTTGCAGTTGCTCGTGAGCGCCATTTTGGACGTGCCGCTGAAGCCTGTCATGTATCGCAACCCACTTTATCGGTTGCGATTAAAAAGTTAGAAGAAGAATTGCAAACCCAAATATTTGAGCGCACCAGTTCAGACGTGGCTCTCACAACCCTTGGTGCCGTGATTATTCAGCAGGCACAACGGGTACTCGAGGAAGCCAACGCACTCAAGCATCTTGCAAAGCATGGGCAGGATCCCCTATCTGGACCGTTGCGACTTGGTGCAATTTATACCGTCGCTCCTTATTTGCTACCCAGTCTCGTTCGTGTAGCACGCGACACCTTACCGAAGGCCCCATTATTTTTGGAAGAAAACTTTACGGTCCGTTTAATCGAGATGTTGCGTCAAGGAGAGCTTGACTGTGCCATTTTGGCGGACCCATTTCCAAGTGCTGGCTTGGATTTTGTTGATCTCTATGAAGAACCTTTCTTGGTGGCGATCCCTAAAGGGCATGAATGGTCAGACCGAACATCGATTGGCCAAAAAGAACTGAAGGAACAAAATACACTCTTGCTAGGGGCAGGCCATTGCTTTCGGGATCATGTGCTGGGCGTTTGCCCAGAACTCAATCGATTTGGCACAGGCCTAACGCTTGGGGAGCATCGTAGTTTTGAGGGATCCTCGCTAGAGACCATCCGACAAATGGTCGCCGGCGGAATCGGAATTACGGTCTTGCCGCGCACCTCAGTCAGTAATCCAAATGATCGTGAAGGATTGATCCTCTACATCCCATTTGAATCACCTGAGCCAACGCGGCGCGTTAGTTTGGTCTGGCGTAAAGGCTATCCCAGGGTTGAGGCTATGAAGGCGATTGCTCGGACCATTCGAGCGTGCGACTTACCTGGAGCGAGGTTGCTCTGA
- the recG gene encoding ATP-dependent DNA helicase RecG, which translates to MRAKSNTKAPKTPSREGSPNLLEKMGLTTPAALALHLPIRYEDETELWTIDEACASSFQGPVQTQGRVIRSQVVYRPRRQLLVTIEDATGSLNLRWLNFYPSQQKQMAVGVHVRVRGDIRDGYFGPEIVHPTVRVVSPDTPLPKSLTPVYSVIAGVSQAKIRKAVLNALKDPGLEAWLAETIPQSALSPAAQSVMKWSLRDSIYYLHQPPVDADTQSIIERTHPAWRRVQLEELLAQQISLKRAHATRRARPAPPKQSSSPKKLENLPLQLMRSLAFELTNAQQRVWSEITHDLSEPFPMNRLLQGDVGSGKTIIAALASAQIVERSFQAAIMAPTEILAEQHYWKFKEWFEPLGICVVWLSGGMKGKEKKHAQEMIASGTAQIIVGTHALIQDAVQFAALGLAVIDEQHRFGVRQRLEITQRIGSETYYCHQLMMSATPIPRTLAMTYYADLDVSVIDELPPGRQAITTKLVKDARRHEVIEGLKQWLQKGLQAYWVCPLIEESEALQLQTAVASHAELSEYLSEYKLALIHGRLKADEKAAIMAAFKAGQIDVLVATTVIEVGVDVPNAALMVIEHAERFGYAQIHQLRGRVGRGSNQSACILMYSEPLSLAAKERLQTLREVSDGFVIAERDLALRGPGELLGARQSGEAMLRFVDLQRDAWLIQVAQELAEHWLRAYPELVEAHLGRWLGSRTDFLKA; encoded by the coding sequence ATGAGAGCCAAGTCCAACACAAAAGCACCTAAAACACCGAGCCGTGAGGGGTCTCCTAATCTACTCGAGAAAATGGGGCTGACTACGCCTGCCGCATTGGCTCTTCATTTGCCTATTCGTTACGAGGATGAAACCGAGCTGTGGACGATTGACGAGGCCTGTGCATCTTCATTCCAAGGTCCCGTTCAAACCCAAGGGCGAGTGATTCGTAGTCAAGTCGTTTATCGACCCCGTCGCCAGCTTTTAGTGACGATCGAGGACGCTACAGGTAGCTTAAACCTTCGTTGGTTAAATTTTTACCCCAGTCAACAAAAACAAATGGCAGTTGGGGTCCATGTACGGGTTCGGGGTGATATTCGGGATGGTTATTTCGGCCCAGAAATCGTCCACCCGACGGTGCGCGTTGTATCGCCTGATACACCCTTGCCCAAAAGCCTAACCCCGGTGTATTCGGTGATTGCGGGAGTGAGTCAGGCCAAAATTCGTAAGGCAGTACTCAATGCCTTGAAGGATCCCGGCTTAGAAGCCTGGTTGGCAGAAACAATTCCGCAGAGCGCTTTAAGCCCTGCCGCACAAAGCGTGATGAAGTGGAGCCTACGAGATTCCATCTATTACTTACATCAGCCACCGGTTGATGCTGATACTCAATCCATCATTGAGCGAACCCATCCCGCTTGGCGTCGGGTGCAATTGGAAGAACTCCTTGCGCAACAAATTTCTTTAAAGCGAGCGCATGCTACTCGCAGAGCGCGTCCTGCGCCGCCAAAACAATCGAGCTCACCAAAGAAATTAGAAAACCTTCCTTTACAACTGATGCGCTCCCTGGCGTTCGAGCTCACCAATGCACAGCAACGAGTATGGTCGGAGATTACCCATGATCTATCCGAACCATTTCCCATGAATCGTCTTTTGCAAGGTGATGTTGGGAGCGGTAAAACCATCATCGCAGCTCTAGCCAGCGCACAGATAGTGGAGCGCTCATTTCAGGCGGCCATCATGGCGCCTACTGAAATTTTGGCAGAACAGCATTACTGGAAATTTAAGGAGTGGTTTGAGCCACTCGGCATTTGTGTGGTTTGGTTATCAGGTGGCATGAAAGGGAAAGAAAAAAAACATGCACAAGAAATGATTGCATCGGGTACAGCTCAAATCATTGTGGGAACGCATGCGCTCATTCAGGATGCCGTTCAATTCGCCGCACTGGGATTGGCAGTGATTGATGAGCAACATCGTTTTGGGGTTCGTCAGCGCCTGGAGATCACTCAGCGTATTGGTTCAGAAACTTACTACTGCCACCAACTCATGATGTCTGCTACCCCGATCCCGCGAACCCTGGCAATGACCTATTATGCCGATCTCGATGTCTCGGTCATCGACGAGTTACCACCGGGACGACAAGCAATTACCACCAAATTGGTTAAAGATGCTAGGCGCCACGAGGTGATTGAGGGTTTGAAGCAGTGGTTGCAAAAGGGTCTTCAGGCCTATTGGGTTTGCCCGCTGATTGAAGAGTCAGAAGCCTTGCAATTACAAACAGCAGTTGCTAGTCATGCTGAGTTATCTGAATATTTATCCGAATACAAGCTAGCTTTGATTCATGGGCGTCTGAAAGCGGATGAGAAAGCGGCCATTATGGCCGCCTTCAAAGCCGGTCAGATTGACGTATTGGTGGCAACCACGGTGATTGAGGTTGGAGTAGATGTTCCCAATGCTGCACTAATGGTGATCGAGCATGCTGAACGCTTTGGTTATGCACAGATCCATCAATTGCGAGGTCGTGTTGGCAGGGGCTCTAATCAGTCAGCCTGCATCTTGATGTATTCCGAGCCTCTATCCTTGGCTGCTAAAGAACGTTTGCAGACCCTACGCGAGGTTTCTGATGGATTTGTAATTGCGGAGCGCGATCTTGCTTTGCGTGGTCCTGGCGAGCTTTTGGGAGCAAGGCAGTCGGGTGAAGCCATGTTGCGCTTTGTCGATTTACAGCGCGATGCCTGGTTAATTCAGGTTGCACAAGAGCTTGCTGAGCATTGGTTACGCGCCTACCCAGAGCTGGTTGAAGCGCATTTGGGACGCTGGCTGGGTTCGCGCACAGATTTTCTAAAGGCCTGA
- the queA gene encoding tRNA preQ1(34) S-adenosylmethionine ribosyltransferase-isomerase QueA produces MQLSDFNYDLPPELIAQHPLPQRSASRLLELAQTADGRPECIDRSFTDIVQLIGPNDLLIFNDTRVIPARLFGQKETGGQVEVLIERITGPNQAIAQIRASKVPKPGGKIRLRAYSDIVAPETAPELVVNGRVNIGGNSDFYEILFPENAMSVLESYGELPLPPYISHTPDEEDANRYQTVMAQKPGAVAAPTAGLHFDEALLKRLRDHGVQQAAITLHVGAGTFTPVRHEDLALHQMHYEWYSIPKNTIEAIERTKQNQGKVIAVGTTSIRTLESYAITGQLEGETNLFITPGFEFKIVDALITNFHLPKSTLLMLVSAFAGVDAIRYAYAHAIRERYRFFSYGDAMFLRRT; encoded by the coding sequence ATGCAATTATCCGACTTCAACTACGACCTCCCGCCTGAGCTAATCGCTCAGCATCCTCTTCCACAACGATCCGCCAGCCGGCTCTTGGAGCTAGCGCAGACTGCGGATGGGAGACCTGAGTGCATTGATCGTTCATTTACCGATATTGTCCAATTAATTGGTCCAAACGATCTCCTTATTTTTAATGACACCCGAGTTATTCCAGCCCGCCTGTTTGGCCAAAAGGAAACCGGTGGACAGGTTGAGGTTTTGATTGAACGCATCACGGGGCCCAATCAAGCGATTGCTCAAATTCGTGCATCCAAGGTCCCAAAACCTGGTGGAAAAATTCGGCTGCGTGCCTATTCGGACATAGTCGCGCCTGAGACCGCCCCAGAACTCGTGGTGAATGGTCGAGTCAATATTGGTGGCAATAGTGATTTCTACGAAATTTTATTTCCTGAGAATGCAATGTCTGTATTAGAGAGCTATGGTGAACTCCCATTACCTCCCTACATTAGCCACACACCCGATGAGGAAGATGCCAATCGATACCAAACGGTGATGGCTCAAAAACCCGGAGCGGTAGCCGCTCCAACCGCGGGCTTGCATTTTGATGAGGCTCTACTCAAGCGCCTACGGGATCATGGGGTACAACAAGCAGCTATTACCTTGCACGTTGGCGCAGGGACATTTACCCCAGTCCGGCATGAGGACTTGGCGCTCCATCAAATGCACTACGAGTGGTACTCGATCCCGAAAAATACGATAGAGGCAATTGAACGTACCAAACAAAATCAGGGCAAGGTGATTGCTGTGGGCACTACAAGCATTCGAACACTGGAAAGTTATGCCATCACCGGTCAACTTGAAGGTGAAACGAATTTATTTATTACGCCTGGCTTTGAGTTCAAAATCGTCGACGCACTCATCACGAATTTTCATTTACCAAAGTCAACACTTCTCATGCTTGTTAGTGCCTTTGCTGGAGTCGATGCGATTCGCTACGCCTATGCACATGCTATTCGCGAGCGCTACCGTTTCTTTAGCTATGGTGACGCGATGTTCCTACGGCGAACCTGA
- the tgt gene encoding tRNA guanosine(34) transglycosylase Tgt produces MSPLEFTCIKEDADSHARLGKMRLPHGEVQTPIFMPVGTYGTVKAVTPRDLHEMQAQIILGNTFHLWLRPGLDVIRKHGGLHRFMGWDKPILTDSGGFQVFSLGALRKITEDGVTFSSPINGDKLFMSPEVSMEIQATLNSDIAMQFDECTPYETQGQPTSEKSASESLQLSLRWGERSIKRFRELETGNALFGIVQGGMYETLRDESLAGVATQGFDGIAIGGLSVGEPKPEFERILSHTGPRLPKHLPHYLMGVGTPEDLVLGVSMGIDMFDCVMPTRNARNGWLFTRFGDLKLRNAGYRDDDRPIDMQCACYTCRHFTRSYLHHLQKANEILGAQLNTIHNLHYYLELMEGIRSALKEGVFSQFKALFHRQRQRGIEPHQD; encoded by the coding sequence ATGAGCCCACTCGAATTCACATGCATTAAAGAGGACGCCGATAGCCACGCGCGTCTTGGGAAAATGCGCCTACCCCATGGTGAGGTTCAAACTCCTATTTTTATGCCAGTAGGCACCTACGGTACCGTAAAAGCCGTTACCCCTCGTGACCTACACGAAATGCAAGCCCAAATTATCTTGGGCAATACCTTTCACTTATGGCTGCGTCCTGGCTTGGATGTCATTCGTAAACATGGCGGCCTGCATCGATTTATGGGCTGGGATAAACCGATCCTAACTGACTCAGGAGGCTTTCAGGTATTTAGCTTGGGCGCTCTTCGCAAAATTACCGAGGATGGCGTCACCTTCTCTTCGCCGATTAATGGCGATAAATTATTTATGTCGCCAGAAGTATCCATGGAGATTCAGGCAACGCTCAATAGCGATATTGCAATGCAATTTGATGAATGCACACCCTATGAAACTCAAGGGCAGCCCACTTCCGAAAAATCCGCGAGTGAATCTCTGCAACTGTCACTACGTTGGGGCGAGCGCTCGATCAAGCGCTTTCGAGAACTCGAAACCGGTAATGCCCTATTTGGAATTGTTCAGGGTGGCATGTATGAAACACTTCGAGACGAATCACTCGCGGGTGTAGCCACTCAAGGCTTTGATGGGATTGCGATTGGGGGTCTATCGGTTGGCGAACCCAAGCCTGAATTTGAGCGCATCTTGAGTCATACGGGGCCGCGCCTACCCAAACACTTACCGCATTACCTGATGGGGGTTGGAACCCCTGAAGATTTAGTGCTTGGGGTCAGCATGGGGATTGATATGTTTGATTGCGTGATGCCAACGCGTAACGCCCGAAACGGTTGGCTATTTACCCGCTTTGGGGATCTCAAACTTCGCAATGCCGGCTACCGTGACGATGATCGACCGATTGATATGCAATGCGCCTGCTATACCTGCCGACACTTTACCCGCTCGTATCTGCATCACCTCCAAAAAGCCAATGAAATCCTCGGGGCTCAGTTAAATACGATCCATAATCTTCACTACTACCTTGAGCTCATGGAAGGCATTCGCTCTGCTCTTAAAGAGGGGGTTTTCTCGCAATTTAAAGCCCTGTTTCATCGCCAACGCCAACGCGGCATTGAGCCCCACCAAGACTAA
- the yajC gene encoding preprotein translocase subunit YajC codes for MLISNAFAQSAPAAGGDAGGLMSFIPLILMFVVLYFIMIRPQMKRQKETKAMLEALAAGDEVITAGGILGKVTAVKDQYVTLELVPGTEVQMQKNAVTSVLPKGTIKSV; via the coding sequence ATGTTGATTAGCAATGCTTTTGCGCAAAGCGCGCCTGCTGCAGGTGGTGATGCTGGTGGATTAATGAGTTTTATTCCCTTAATCCTTATGTTCGTGGTGCTTTATTTCATCATGATTCGTCCACAGATGAAGCGGCAGAAAGAGACCAAAGCGATGCTCGAGGCACTAGCAGCTGGCGATGAGGTCATTACTGCCGGTGGTATTTTGGGGAAAGTCACTGCTGTTAAAGATCAGTACGTAACCCTTGAGCTAGTTCCAGGTACCGAAGTGCAGATGCAAAAGAATGCAGTAACGAGCGTTCTACCCAAAGGTACGATTAAATCCGTTTAA